The following is a genomic window from Manihot esculenta cultivar AM560-2 chromosome 9, M.esculenta_v8, whole genome shotgun sequence.
GCCAGCTGTACATCTGATTAATTGGGATACAATGTCCTTGCCGAAGCGGTTAGGTGGTCTTGGCATCAGAAATATGCGACAAATGAATCAGGCTCTATTAGGGAAGTTGTGTTGGCGAGCTTACAAGAATCCGCAAGCTTTGTGGGTTAGGTGCCTTTTCAATAAATATGAGTCGGGTTTTGTTCATTGGGAAGTCGCTAAGCGAGCTAATGGTTCAGTCAATTGGAAATCTTTTTGTTATGGTTTGGAGCTACTTCGAAAAGGGATAGTTGTAGATGTGAATAATGGGATGCACACTAGATTTTGGCTGGATGATTGGCTTCCGGTTGGGCCTCTTTGGAATTTTGCACTTAAACCGTTGATTGAGTTGAATATGCAGGTTTGTGTTCGATATTTCTGGGTTCCTAATGTAGGCTGGAATTGGGACATTTTAAATTCTCTTCTTCCTACTGATGTCCTTTTATATTTCCAATCAATTACTTTAGTTGATGATATGtcgtgtttggatggttttgcgtGGAAGCATTCTTCTTCTGGCTTATATACAGTTAAGTCAGGGTTTGATACGTTTTATTCAGAAGTGTCAGGATCTAATATGGATTGGCAAGGGCTGTGGAAGGTTAGGGTGCCACAGCGAATTCAAGTGTTTTTGTGGGAAGTGGCACATGAGAAAATCATGGTTAATGTTCAACGCCGAAAGCGAGAATTTATTGATTATGATTTATGTCCTCTTTGTGGAGTTGCAAGTGAATCTGTTTTGCATGCTCTACGAGATTGCCAACATGTGAAACAAATTTGGACTTCCCTTTTACCTACCAATTTCGTTTCtccattttttgatattttgaatGTGCCTTTATGGCTATCTGCTAATATAGAAAAAGTAGGGTTATTGGCTAATGGAATACCATGGGATGTGCTTTTTAGTTCGGCTGTTTGGTGGTTATGGAAGCGAAGAAACTTGTTGGTTTTTAATGAGAATAATGACCAGGATACTATTGATGCGTCCTTTATTCAGCTTCGAGCAAAAGAATATATTCATGCATGGAGGTTTTCGATGCAGGCTGGGTCTGGACCGAGAGGCCGGTCTTTGAAGTATGTTGGGTGGAAGCCGCCAGAAACAGGCTGGGTGGTAGTGAATTCCGATGGTAGTGCATTGTTGTTAGCAGGAAGGGCAAGTTGTGCAGGTTGTTTTCGAAACAATGAAGGTAGATGGCTTTTGGGCTTTCAACGGTTTTTGGGCAATTGTGGAGCAATGGAAGTTGAGCTATGGGGAATATATTATGCTTTAGTATTAGCATGGGATTCAGGGTGGAAGAAGAttgaaattcaaacggattCTCAACTCGCGTTAGATTTACTTGCAGATAGAGGTGCAGGAGTTTTTAGAGTTGCTAATTTGGTGAGGAATTGTCgtgatcttatcaatagaagctGGGAAGTCAAGATGGTAAAAATTTACAGGGAAGCAAATGCGGTAGCGGATCGTTTGACTAGTTTAACCATTGGtgatgattttaatttgaaaattcatcaatggcctcctgttactattaaatttttactggATGCTGATAGGTTGGGGCTTTCATGGcctagattaataaaataagggctctatccctctttttctaaaaaaaaaaaaagattaaaataataatacttcGCATAAacattaagttattttttatattacataatattataaatataaattccaCCAAACATAAAAacgagtttaatttaaaataatttgaatttagtTAACACTTAATTCACCCAAAAATTAGCTCGAGAAAGACTGTTCAGCCGATATAAAATTTAACACATTTCCTTACGCCTAAAAATTTACTATACATGACATATTTATGAGAGACCTAATATTGGATTGGAGACTCTAatactatttaaaataatatttattatatttcataataaaaattataatctatttataaataaaacgtTATCTAAAccgaaagaaaaattaaatttataattatataatttttaaaattaaacagcTGATCATCTatgaaaatttactttttatatcaaaatatttactttttataaccTATAACGATTAGTATACACTCTGCTGAATTTGTTTTTAACAAATgaacaatcaaaataaaaaattttatattctgtGGTTGCACTTGCCTGATTTTATCCGGTATAGTATTTGTTTGATGCATAGAcattgattatttatttatttaattattcattaattgaccggttcaaatataaaattaatctaaTGGACATCACGACAAATAGTCTTCTTGAAGgggacatttaaaaaaaaaattaattagaattaaTTATTACGAAATATGTGTGTTAGTTAAACTAATTGAGATTAATTTATTGATCCAAAGGAGAGATTAGTCAAAAGAACAAACTCATTGTGATTCCATCTAATTAGTTCATCATCcactgattatatatatattaaaaaataatttttattccaCTACCCTATGCTTCAATTTGTCACCTTTATATATCCTCTcactcttaaaaaaaataatttttcttttattttctcaaaaataaaaaaaatatataatcaatataattaaaaataacaattatttaatgtatctttaaattaaatttttatattaaaaactaTACAATTCATGCtatcaataattatttaatttcaaagctaatagttttttttattaatgtaataaataattataaattaaataaataaatataaatcattgtatgcatctttttttattatccAATCGTATCActcttattaaatataaatgagttcaattaaatttttatatttttttaataattaaattagctcaatttatttttttattaattaaattttgtaattttattagagtcaaataaattataatataatattattttttaatttaaaaaataaaaattaagtattttaattaacattcaaatttttaaaaatatataaaaatagtaaataaattttaaaattaaaaactgatattttattataaaaattattttattatcaataaaatattattttttattaaaaaattaacattatattaaatcaagacttatttaattttattaatagaattttcAATTCACGAACATCGTTACACGGAGAAAGAAGGGCATTATCCTGACTACAGTGTATCaagtttaaatcgaaaaaattgatccaattcaattaatttaaaattttgatttaattttttatttatttcagtttagattttaattttaaaaattttgattattttcatttgattcaattttaattaaaaaaaattaaaaaaataaaccaaaccgattaataataatattattatttttaataatatatagaaattaaaatattttaattaaaatttaaaatactataaataaagtataaaaaataagaaaaatattaaaaattcaaaccgattaaattaaattaaatcagatcagttcggtttgatttaattttttaccaaaatcaattcgattcgatttttataaatattaaaatttcaattttgagTTTATTCGGTTCGTTTTGATTTTTAACAGAACTGAACGTTTATCCAAATAGTTgcgatataatttaattaattatgttattcacacataaataaattaaaaatgacaATCGAAGAAGTATTTATAAACAAAGTTAAGTCGTGAATCTCAAGTGTATTGGAAACTGCATGATGAGATGAGATGAGATGCGAGGGATTTGGATCTTCATTTTGGGTTCATCATTATTTACTTCCTCTTTATCATCGGTGCTTGTCTGCTTGGTGTCGGTAAAACTAAAAAAGGCAATggcaattttttttaacaagccTTGCTTCTacgttttctttcttgctttaGGATTTTTGGTAGTGAGCCCTAGGCATGCTGTGCTTGTTCTATAGAGCTAGCTAGGCTGTTGGGCCTCTTataccttttttatttttttgcctTGTTTTCTCCGTGCTCTTCTTTCCGTGACTACAGTTCTCTTTGCTAACAAAGACTGAACAAAGACTCCATCAATATTAGCTTAATCCATACAAATCAAACTAAAGAACATAGGAGAAAAGATCTAAACAAGCAACAAGAAACCCAAGACATGCATCAATGCTGAAGCTTGGTGCTGCAACAATAATCGCACATGAAATGCAAGATCCAAGTAGATGAAGAAGTTAGActgtaaaagaaagagaaataatAATTAACTCCGGCTCCTTTCACAAGAAGAGAAATAATAACTTCCGAGATAAAAGTCACcaaaaaacaagaaagaaagcATCCAACAAAAGACCTTGAGTCACTGCCATTACTCatcgaagaagaagaaaatctatatgtgaaaataaagaaaaacaaacaaactAAACAAACAAGGCATGACCAAAGCATCTCCCTCACATTCAAGCACCACTTGCCAAATCAACCAATAATAACTATTTACATAACCCACTCTGGGCAAGGTGAGGGAGCTATCCTTGCCCAGTAAAAGCAGGGATAGCTGCAAGTACCAACAAGATAAAGGCCTTGCACctcatagaaaaaaaaatttataatttaattctgaAGTATAATAATTATTCACAAATCaatctatatttaattttaaaagtaaattaaaatatctctcatttttatttctgttaataatttaattttttttatctatttttacgattagtttataaaaaaaaatactaaattattttttattttctaaattaattctTACATATCATGACGATTATTTAATCTTTCTATTCTCTCTTTCTTATCCAGTTTCAAAGTCCTCGAACCCTTCTTCCACATTGTGTTCTTCCTTTCCATTCTAGGACTTTTTGGAATTTtagaattgaaaaaaatatttagcttTTTAAATTTGACTGGAAGTTATTTGACAATTTGGAGCATGGACCATCAGATATCCCTTAAGTGAGATCTATATGCAGCTTCTTTAATCTTATCCTTTTTTTACATCACATCAATCATCAATGGTAAATAGCCATGGAGATATCAACATCCATTGATTGTCAAGATTTCAACGTCATCGATGACCATAGCTCACCTCTACCAATAACCATCAATAGTTTCATTGAGCATCaacttttgatttttaattttgggTGTATGCTTTCTATTTGctcaattttaagtatttaatttgatttaatggtatattatttatttataccttgattttatcatttaaaagtttgctttcaaaaaaaaaaaaaaatcatttaaaagttTAAGAGATTTTTTAATTCTATTGTAAATGGGACATAACCTTCATATTCAATTTTATTGTAATAGGTAAGATATTGAGTTACACTCCTGCTTTtataaatacaattaaaataataaatttatttaatttttaaatatattatattattactcTATTAAATAATAGTACCATActgttttatatttatcacaatgtgaaatttatgatttttacttttttaaactaaaaaattgaaaatttattttttaaaaaaattaaaactcaccTATCCAAAATGAAAATCACCTTTTCATCAATCTCAATTCACATTCACTGATACAATCTCACTACAAGCAAACTGGAGAAGGAAGATCCAATGAAGCAAGAGAATGATTCTTTCTTCAACAATTAATTTTGCCTAGCTACCTCTTTCCACCATTCAAAATTCGCTGCATACTGTTACAAGATTATACGATAACAAGACAATAATTTCTTGTCCAAAAATATGTTTACTCTAAAATTGTTACTCAGATCGTCTGACATGAGACACCTTTTCTACTTGCAGGTTTCTGGAACTTCCCATGAACCCACACCCTTCGCATACTCCTCTCTTTTCTGCGATTCACAGACTTAACACAACAGTACTCGAGCTCAAGCTGCATGTACATAATTCAGTTTGGAGTCAATATGACAGAAAACTAATCCCCAAAAGTTCCAGTTTTACTTGCAAGTTAAATTGGAAATGGTGTAACATATCATCTTGTTTGTACAGAATTCTACATTGGAAGAAAAAACAAAGCCAGTACCTCAATGAAGCCTGCTCCAACAAAAAGATCCCTGACAGTTTCTAAAGAAAAGAAGTAAGATCGAGTGCCATCTGATCTCATGTACTCTCGGAACCccactcttttgtctgcttcaAATCGCAGCATGGTCATATCATAAAGCCCTACATTCCACCAAACCCAACATTTGTCAGCAATTCACATATCTGTTGATGCAATGAACCATATACACACACGTATATATATAGTAATTCATGTTTGTGCATTACCATAGTCCCTAAATAAGAGCAGACCACCAGGCTTCAATACAAAGAAACACTCCAAAATGGCTGTTGGCATTCTATTGAATGGCACTGCTGATAGTGTGAATATCTGGCATAATATGCAAGGAAAGAATCAAAGATTTGACATTCAAAtatcaaattttcttttaacatCTAAAAATCTTGGAACGGCTCTAGAATCATAACATATACAAGACATGGAAGCTTTTCCTTATTTATTTGGCATTGGTGATATGGTACATTAAAACATACGATTGTTATGTGCAAGAACTAGGCAACAACATGGAGAAACGCAGATGatctgagaaaaaaaattagtgtacaaaaaagagagaaatcaaAATGTACAACCTTTTAACTTCTCCAAGCAAGGTGCACAACTGCACATACACTTTACCTTCATCATACAGAGATAATAGAGTTATTAACACCAACAGAAAAAGGAGTGGAAGGGAGTCATGGATGTATATGCAACAGGGACATTATGGAATCTTCTCTTCTGATCAAGATATATATTTTATGAACCCCATGGTTATCGCTCAGTGAGAAATTATAACTAATGAACTCTAAAACTTGGCAATCTCTGGATTTTGTGCTTTCAATCTCAATCAGTTAATACTGAGAACATGTTTCTCCTCATAATGTTAAAAGGAATGAGTTGAAAAACACAGGCCCACAAGCCCCTCATAAAAAGTCAGCAGTGGATCAAACACAGAATCCAAACCAGCCTGCTGCATCCATTACATGTTCCAAAGTTCTTGCATTCAGTTACCGGTCTCATGGATTCAACGTTTCATTGCAGTGATATGTTAAGATATCATTTAGCAATTTATTTGATATGTTTTCAAGGTATATCACAATGCCCAATGGCTCTGATGCATAGTAATTGACATTAGCTAAAGCATATAGCATACCAAGGTAACAAAATCAACCCCGCCAATGCAACAGCCACCTTCTTTCAAGCAATATGAACCATCTGCATCAATTGCactccaaaaataaaaaaatttgccCACAGTTGACAAAGATTTACATTGATTAGAAAAGAAGATGAAATTAGATAACCTGAGGAGAAGCATTCCTGTTGATTTAGTGTAGGAATTAATGAGCAAGAATCACAAAGCAACCACTTGGGGAACCCAGTAAAACCAAAACCACAATAGAATGGCTTAAAACGGTTTTGGACTAAGATTATATCGGTGGCATCCACAATCTGCTTGGCCTTCTCAAGCGTCTCAATGCTACAATCACAAGCATAAACGATGATGCTTTTGTTGCCCCTAACGAAACAAGAATACAATAGTTTTCAGAAGTGTAGCCGGTCTTCAAAATCATGGAAATCCAATATCAGCAACAGGAAAATGAAATATTTGGCTGAGATTACCGTAGAATTGGAATTACAGAACTTCCACTACCACAGCCAACCTCCAAAACCTTAGAAAAGTCATCACAAGAAACCAACTCCGGAAACTCCTTCAATAAGTACCTCCTCTCCTGCAATTAGCAATTAGCAATTTCCTTCTTTGATTTTTTGGGCATAAAGGGACTACTATAACATTGAAGTTAcaataaaaaagagagaaaaacctTGAAGAATTTGCCTGAGGAATGGCGGATGTGGAACATCTGCCATGCCTTAGAATCACCActttcctcctcttcttcttcctgtGATTGTAGTTGTCGATTGAAAGGAAGCAAATGATATTCATAAGAGGGATTGTTTTCTGTTTCTTGTTTCAAAGATTCCCATTCGAAGTCCTTGGAGAAGTATTCTGCTTCTGCTGCGTCGTCGTTCATTTCTTCCTCTGCTTGACCGACGGAGGAGGGCAGTGATGCAGAGTAAAACTTGGGTTTATTCGGCCCTGCAGCGAGTGGGCTTGAAGCCCAGAAAATGCACAGAATAGGGTACAGAAATCAATTCTCCACAAATTCTGCCAACCACCATTGCAGTTGTTTCACAAGTTAATTAATtcctataattttattttatttaattttattttaatacaatttCTCACgagtataattgaaaaaaattaagaggaaaattttttatcaaagtaTTGAccattcattaaaattaaacagCCTGAATAAAATTTCTAGATCCGTCACTAATCggcaaaattataatttagttctTAATTAAATTCCAGCTAAGTATTTAGTACTGTCAttcattttcattaatttaattgttaattgcagtagtaaaaagtgataaaaaaaataaaaactttaaaaatatttattattaatgaaaatttttaaaatagataagaAGTATTGGTTATCTTGTGACAACTCCTGGATTGCTGCTTTTGTTTGTTTGCACCGTTCTGTATTGCTTGGTTATGCTTTTGGGATACGAAAATGGAGTGATTTTTTGTTCTTCATAACAATGCTGAAAGCCATTTTTGTATTGTTCTTTGGTGGCCGGTGACGattaagcagagggggaagggtTTCCTGAATCTTCTTCTAGTTGGGTTAGCGTTTTAGGGTTCTAATTAGGTTGGATTTAAGCTCCAGGCTCCACCTTTTCTCCATGTGCATGCAGAATATTTCTTTTGCTTTTCTACAGGAAGCTAACTTAACCCTGTTAACTAGCAGTGTacaactacaacacttccaagCTCTGCTACTTCACCATATGCATtagaaaacatcatgaaactaAATTCTACTTGTGCATAGCACTTAGCTTGCCAACAACAGATCAATCAAGTTCAATCAAAATCCTTCAGACAACAATCGAAAAGGCTTGTCTTTATTACTTCAGTGACAAGTTTAATATCGAGTTACAATTTATTCTTTGAAGATCTAGTCATAGAGCTCAATCAATCAAGTGGTTAGCCAAAAATGAGTTTGTATTTTGTATACCATTGTATAAATGCTTCTTATCATCTCCATTTCGGACTTCGAAGGTGAAATGACTAAGACTCCGTAAGATATTTCAATAAATCAATCCTAGATTATCTGGATGACTTACTCTCACAACCCCTCGCGTGCCCTTTGAAGAACTCTTCGAAGCTCGTCAGCCATCCCTCGTAAGAGAACAGGTTTTCGAATCACTCCATTCATTCCCATCTGTAGGCATTTTTCCCACACATGATCCTCCGCACTTGCAGTCAAGGCTATAATCAATGGCCAATTATGACTTCGGAACTTTCGGATTCTCATTGCTACTTCAAAGCCATCTACTTCAGGCACCTGAAGATCCAAAACAACTACAGCAAAGGAATTTTCAGAAGAAGTAATAGCACTAAGGCATTCAAACCCGGAAGAAACAGCAGTCACTTCACAGCCTAGCTTCTCAAGCATCCTCTTCGTCACAATCCTGTTTACATCATCATCGTCAGCAAGTATAACTCGAAGGCCTCTGAACAGAGAATTGGAATTTGGTTGTTCTGAGGCAGTTCCAGAGGCAAATATAGCCCTTCCATAAGAAGGTCGGACTTGAAACCTGAGAGCCAGAGTCATGCTTTGTGCCAAACCCTGAGAGTTCTGAGATATCCAGATATTACCTTGCATCATCTGCAGacatgaaattattttaatgatgACAAAAAAAAATGGGGTACAAACAAATTATCATCAAGGAAAGTAAGGATGAAGATTACTAGTCTTCGGATACTAAAAATATTGGAATTTCTAAATGTGATACGAATAATCCcaggaaaaaaaattcattaagcAGAATCATTATATCTCAATCCTGTGGGCTATCTTCCCTGTTGAAGTTTGCAGACAGTGTAACAATCATTAAAAGCACAGTATCAACAAGGAAAGAAGTCATAGGAAAACATTTCAGAGTGCTCACCTGCACAAGCTTTTGGCACATACTGAAGCTCAAGCCTTCCTTAACTTCATCGCTGTTTTGCCTCCTTCCAGAAGAATGTCTG
Proteins encoded in this region:
- the LOC110622608 gene encoding tRNA N(3)-methylcytidine methyltransferase METTL6, with the translated sequence MNDDAAEAEYFSKDFEWESLKQETENNPSYEYHLLPFNRQLQSQEEEEEESGDSKAWQMFHIRHSSGKFFKERRYLLKEFPELVSCDDFSKVLEVGCGSGSSVIPILRGNKSIIVYACDCSIETLEKAKQIVDATDIILVQNRFKPFYCGFGFTGFPKWLLCDSCSLIPTLNQQECFSSDGSYCLKEGGCCIGGVDFVTLIFTLSAVPFNRMPTAILECFFVLKPGGLLLFRDYGLYDMTMLRFEADKRVGFREYMRSDGTRSYFFSLETVRDLFVGAGFIELELEYCCVKSVNRRKERSMRRVWVHGKFQKPASRKGVSCQTI